In the Pseudodesulfovibrio sp. S3 genome, CTGAGCATGAAGGGCGCGCTCCTGTCCGGCTGCGAGGACTGCAAAACCGGCATCACCTGCGAGTTGCACCTGCCTCTTTCGCCGGGCATACGCATCGTGGTGGAAGGTGTGATAGTCCGCATCAAAGGCGGCTACGCGGCCATGTCCTTCAAGGAAATGGACGAGTTGAGCTTCACCTTTCT is a window encoding:
- a CDS encoding PilZ domain-containing protein, with amino-acid sequence MTSDKRRGTRVSADFEAYVTIGDEVIPVSTRNLSMKGALLSGCEDCKTGITCELHLPLSPGIRIVVEGVIVRIKGGYAAMSFKEMDELSFTFLHRLVTLNAENPEEVDEELMQIFEKF